The genomic segment ATGGAAAATTTCTGGCAGAGCTGCTCTACCCAGTTGGAGCAGGAATTGACGCCTCAACAATTTAGCGCGTGGATAAAACCGCTGACGCCCCTCGACTACGAGGACGGCCGCTTGCGCATAGCGGCGCCAAATCGCTTCAAGCTGGATTGGGTCAAAACGCAATTCGCCAGCCGCATCACCACCCTGGCGCACCAATATTGGGAAGCGCCGATCGAGGTGCTGTTCGTGCTCGACCCGCGCAAGTCGACGGCGGCTCCGGCCTCGGCCATCTCCAGCATGCCGGTAGCGCTCACTAATAATAGTAGCAACGGCAGCGAACAGTCCGGCGCCCAGGCGTCGGCAGCCAGCGGCGGTAATTATGGCAATAGCAACTTCGACCGCCTGCCGGAAGTGCAGACCGAGAACAGCGCCGTCAGCGCCCGGCGTGACCAGTCGCGTATTAATACAGCACTCAGTTTTGACAGTTTCGTCACCGGTAAAGCCAACCAGCTGGCCCGCGCGGCAGCGATCCAGGTCGCCAATAATCCCGGTGTTTCCTACAATCCGCTGTTCCTGTATGGCGGCGTCGGTCTCGGTAAAACCCACTTGATCCACGCCATCGGCAACCAGTTGCTGGCCGATAACCCCAACGCCAAGATTCGCTACATCCACGCAGAACAGTACGTTCGCGACGTAGTGACTGCTTACCAACGCAAGGGTTTCGACGACTTCAAGCGTTATTACCACTCGCTCGATTTACTGCTCATCGACGATATCCAGTTCTTCGGCGGCAAGAGCCGCACCCAGGAAGAATTCTTCTATGCGTTCGAAGCTTTGATTGCAGCGAAGAAACAAATCATCATCACCAGCGACACCTATCCGAAAGAAATCACCGGTATGGATGACCGCCTGATTTCGCGTTTCGACTCCGGTCTGACGGTCGCCATCGAACCGCCGGAACTGGAAATGCGGGTCGCGATTCTGCTCAAAAAAGCAGCATCCGAAGGCGTGACTTTCTCCGACGACGTCGCTTTTTTTGTTGCAAAACACCTACGTTCCAACGTCCGCGAACTGGAAGGCGCGC from the Collimonas arenae genome contains:
- the dnaA gene encoding chromosomal replication initiator protein DnaA, translated to MENFWQSCSTQLEQELTPQQFSAWIKPLTPLDYEDGRLRIAAPNRFKLDWVKTQFASRITTLAHQYWEAPIEVLFVLDPRKSTAAPASAISSMPVALTNNSSNGSEQSGAQASAASGGNYGNSNFDRLPEVQTENSAVSARRDQSRINTALSFDSFVTGKANQLARAAAIQVANNPGVSYNPLFLYGGVGLGKTHLIHAIGNQLLADNPNAKIRYIHAEQYVRDVVTAYQRKGFDDFKRYYHSLDLLLIDDIQFFGGKSRTQEEFFYAFEALIAAKKQIIITSDTYPKEITGMDDRLISRFDSGLTVAIEPPELEMRVAILLKKAASEGVTFSDDVAFFVAKHLRSNVRELEGALRKILAYSRFHGKDISIDVVKDALKDLLSVQNRQISVENIQKTVADFFNIKVADMYSKKRPANIARPRQIAMYLAKELTQKSLPEIGELFGGRDHTTVLHAVRKIAGDRTKNPECNHELHVLEQTLKG